The Thunnus thynnus chromosome 22, fThuThy2.1, whole genome shotgun sequence genome includes a window with the following:
- the grpel1 gene encoding grpE protein homolog 1, mitochondrial: MASWCVRAVRQSYSLVASPALIRASPRLLCTATQQKSGQGSEEEAEKPEQGAAEKALTEEKTQLEEQLKDMTEKYKRALADTENLRTRSQRMIEDAKLYGIQGFCKDLLEVADILEKATESVPKEEVTSQNPHLKNLYDGLVMTEVQIQKVFTKHGLVKLNPDGQKFDPYEHEALFHAPVEGKEPGTVAIVTKVGYKLHGRTLRPALVGVAKAP; encoded by the exons ATGGCGAGTTGGTGTGTCCGAGCCGTGAGACAGAGCTACTCACTCGTAGCTTCGCCTGCGCTAATAAG AGCATCTCCAAGATTGTTATGTACAGCCACCCAGCAGAAGAGTGGCCAGGGgtcagaggaggaggctgaAAAGCCTGAGCAGGGTGCAGCAGAGAAAGCCCTGACAGAGGAGAAGACCCAGCTGGAGGAGCAACTGAAGGACATGACA GAAAAGTACAAGCGGGCTTTAGCAGACACAGAGAACCTCAGGACGAGGAGTCAGAGGATGATAGAAGATGCTAAATTATACG GGATCCAGGGCTTCTGTAAAGACCTGCTAGAGGTGGCTGACATCTTGGAGAAGGCCACAGAGAGCGTGCCCAAGGAGGAGGTGACGAGCCAGAACCCTCACCTGAAGAACCTGTACGACGGCCTGGTGATGACCGAGGTCCAGATCCAGAAGGTGTTCACCAAGCACGGCCTGGTCAAGCTCAACCCCGACGGCCAGAAGTTCGACCCCTACGAGCACGAGGCCCTCTTCCACGCCCCCGTGGAGGGCAAGGAGCCTGGCACTGTCGCCATCGTAACCAAAGTGGGCTACAAGCTCCACGGTCGCACCCTTAGGCCAGCGCTGGTAGGTGTGGCCAAAGCCCCCtag
- the tada2b gene encoding transcriptional adapter 2-beta, with protein sequence MADLGKKYCVNCLADVTNLRLRCTDCPDIELCPECFSAGAEIGNHRRWHGYQQVDGGRFSLWGPEAEGGWTSREEQSLLDAIEQYGFGNWEDMAAHVGASRTPQEVMEHYVTMYIHGNLGKACIPDNIPNRVTDHTCPSGGPLSPSLTTPLPPLDISLAEQQQLGYMPLRDDYEIEYDQDAEKLISGLSVNYDDEDVEIEMKRAHVDMYVRKLRERQRRKNIARDYNLVPAFLGRDKKDKEKEKPGTLGVIGTAGGIGGAGAGGGVIGSGSTTTAGSGPVPSTPKRKITKEEKEQRSRLRGLCQFMAHREFEDFFENMHKERVLRAKVRELQRYRRNGITRLDESAEYEAARHKREKRKENKSVVTSKRGSGGGGGLGSGIGLGGGAGGGGGIAGGLGVGGVIKEEGKDGEFAAIENLTGFELLSDREKVLCNSLNLSPARYLTVKTIIIKDHLQKRQGIPAKSRLPSYLDKVLKKRILTFLTESGWISRDAS encoded by the exons ATGGCCGACCTGGGGAAGAAGTACTGCGTTAACTGCCTTGCAGATGTTACAAACCTACGGCTTCGCTGCACCGACTGCCCCGATATCGAGTTGTGTCCGGAGTGCTTCTCGGCGGGCGCAGAGATCGGAAACCACCGGAGATGGCACGGCTACCAGCAGGTCGACGGCGGCCGGTTCTCTCTCTGGGGTCCCGAGGCAGAGGGAGGATGGACCAGCAGGGAAGAGCAGTCGCTACTCGATGCTATCGAGCAATATGGCTTTGGAAACTGG GAGGACATGGCCGCTCATGTCGGAGCATCTCGAACTCCTCAGGAAGTCATGGAACACTACGTCACCATGTACATCCATGGAAACCTGGGTAAGGCCTGCATCCCCGACAACATTCCCAACCGGGTGACTGACCACACCTGCCCAAGCGGGGGCCCCTTATCGCCCAGCCTCACCACCCCGCTCCCCCCGCTGGACATCAGCttggcagagcagcagcagttgggCTACATGCCACTACGTGACGACTACGAGATTGAATATGACCAGGATGCAGAAAAGCTAATCAGCGGGCTGTCGGTTAACTATGATGACGAAGATGTGGAAATTGAGATGAAACGCGCCCACGTGGACATGTATGTGCGCAAGCTCCGAGAACGCCAGCGACGTAAGAACATCGCCCGAGACTACAACCTGGTGCCTGCCTTCCTGGGCCGAGACAAGAAAgacaaggagaaggagaaacCGGGTACGCTGGGAGTCATAGGCACTGCTGGTGGCATTGGTGGGGCAGGAGCTGGTGGTGGCGTAATAGGATCAGGTTCCACGACCACAGCAGGATCAGGTCCTGTTCCAAGTACACCCAAAAGAAAGATCACcaaggaggagaaggagcaaCGGAGCAGGCTGCGGGGGCTCTGCCAGTTCATGGCCCATCGGGAGTTTGAAGACTTTTTTGAGAACATGCATAAAGAGCGTGTGCTGAGGGCTAAAGTGCGTGAGCTGCAGCGCTACCGACGCAACGGCATCACCCGCCTGGATGAATCTGCTGAATACGAAGCAGCGCGCCACAAACGAGAGAAACGCAAGGAGAACAAAAGTGTGGTCACATCCAAACGAGGCAGCGGAGGCGGGGGCGGGCTTGGCTCTGGGATTGGACTCGGGGGTGGAGCTGGAGGCGGAGGAGGCATTGCTGGAGGATTGGGGGTTGGAGGCGTGATCAAAGAAGAGGGCAAAGATGGTGAGTTTGCCGCCATTGAGAATCTGACGGGCTTTGAGCTGTTGTCAGACCGGGAGAAGGTGCTGTGCAACTCTCTCAACCTCAGCCCAGCACGCTACCTGACTGTCaagaccatcatcatcaaagatCACCTGCAGAAACGGCAAGGCATCCCTGCCAAGAGCCGACTGCCCAGCTACCTGGACAAGGTCCTGAAGAAGCGCATTCTCACCTTCCTCACAGAAAGTGGCTGGATATCCAGAGACGCCTCCTAG
- the cfap184 gene encoding coiled-coil domain-containing protein 96: MEGVPEHEENEVKNDTEGVVSANPTNEEDNSPIPAAGHVKEDVPAEVVTSDHNEENSESMKAAEELPVEEAFTSEPEEYSGHDLPAVDNDPTDGNLDVKMNEVSELPLSYEESVVFEIISNDDDEPPRLHLETQERETTRPAQEEEEEAKEEESTAAPADKEDISYEECLQELHEERDKASQHSSQLQMKLAEYFRKKAGDDAQLEREMLVSEQVQEYEKYINILTDLKQQLTTDSETAQQQAEELRLQSQERLDKVENEWCVFMALKQDVAVTMLSRRLGKQAAQAKVESTLAAEQLRQDELIKLRLKHIKLRIRIHRLEAELRDREERARDPLQLQFEQLQAERLEQKKHSEKQREESLKLQKKISSSLELLSNIKEKLYWSQMEVQAKREQLAEVEAMVARKRDLLTRTKQARSGLQRDNLRLKERRGLLGNRVLLRDFEDTVDASDHLAEKLENLKCRQAEMVFSCGRRKNKLETI; this comes from the exons atgGAAGGAGTGCCAGAACATGAAGAAAATGAGGTGAAGAATGACACAGAGGGGGTGGTATCAGCAAATCCTACCAATGAGGAGGACAATTCTCCTATTCCTGCAGCTGGACATGTAAAAGAAGATGTTCCAGCTGAGGTGGTGACATCAGATCATAATGAAGAAAACTCTGAAAGCATGAAAGCCGCTGAAGAGCTTCCTGTTGAAGAAGCATTCACCTCTGAGCCAGAAGAATACAGTGGACATGACCTCCCTGCTGTCGACAACGACCCCACAGATGGAAACTTGGATGTGAAGATGAATGAAGTCAGTGAACTGCCACTGTCCTATGAAGAGAGTGTTGTTTTTGAGATCATCAGCAATGATGATGACGAACCTCCCAGACTGCATCTTGAGACTCAGGAGAGAGAGACCACCAGACctgcacaggaggaggaagaggaggctaAAGAAGAGGAATccactgctgctcctgcagaCAAAGAAGACATCAGCTATGAAGAATGCCTGCAGGAGCTGCATGAGGAGAGAGATAAAGCCAGCCAACACAGCAGCCAGCTGCAGATGAAGCTGGCAGAGTACTTCCGCAAGAAGGCCGGGGATGATGCCCAGCTGGAGAGGGAGATGCTGGTGTCAGAGCAGGTGCAGGAGTATGAGAAGTATATTAACATCCTGACTGATCTGAAGCAGCAGCTCACCACAGACTCAGAGACAGCCCAGCAGCAGGCTGAGGAGCTGAGGCTACAGAGCCAAGAGAGGCTGGACAAG gTGGAAAATGAATGGTGTGTGTTCATGGCTCTGAAGCAGGATGTAGCTGTGACTATGCTAAGCAGACGCCTGGGTAAACAAGCAGCTCAGGCTAAAGTGGAGTCAACCCTGGCAGCAGAGCAGCTCCGGCAGGATGAGCTGATCAAGCTGCGCCTCAAGCACATTAAGCTGAGGATCAGGATTCACAGGCTGGAAGCAGAGCTCCGTGATAGGGAAGAACGCGCCAGGGACCCTCTACAGCTCCAGtttgagcagctgcaggctgagaggctggagcagaaaaaacactCTGAGAAGCAAAGGGAGGAATCATTAAAGCTGCAGAAAAAGATCAGCAGCAGCTTGGAG CTCCTGTCGAACATAAAGGAGAAGCTGTACTGGAGTCAGATGGAGGTCCAGGCCAAGCGAGAGCAGCTGGCTGAGGTGGAGGCCATGGTGGCCAGAAAGAGGGACCTCCTGACCAGGACCAAGCAGGCCCGCAGCGGTCTGCAGAGGGACAACCTGAGGCTTAAGGAGCGTCGTGGACTGCTGGGGAACAGGGTTCTGCTGCGGGACTTTGAGGACACTGTGGACGCCTCCGACCACCTGGCAGAAAAACTGGAGAACCTGAAATGCCGGCAAGCAGAGATGGTTTTCAGCTGTGGCAGGCGGAAGAACAAGCTGGAAACAATTTAA